In Streptomyces sclerotialus, the DNA window AGCGCAGGATCCAGCCCGGTCCGTCGGCGTTGGAGGTCTGTGCGGCGAGCAGCACGCTCGGGTCCACCATGAGGGGTCGCGCTCCTTTGTGCGGGTTCTGTGCGGGCCCGTGCGCACCACGCTCCACGGGCCTCGGTGCCGGCCGGGCCGGCCACCGCCGCGCGCACGGGACCGCCCCGGCATGCGCTGCGCGGGGACGCTCCTTGCGGGCATCTGCGGCGATTCGTTCCTCCGCCAGCGTACGCCGGGCATCCAAAGCGCTGTCAGCGGCGTCCTCTACTCTGAATCTACGCAGTCGAATGAGGGGGAGGCACCGATGACGGATGGCCCGAACGGCAGCGAGCGCGTACCGAGCAGGGACCGCAGGCGGTTCCCGGGGATCTCTTCCCGGGCGTACGAGCACCCCGCGGACCGGTCCGCTCTGGTGGCCCTGCGCAAGCTGAGCGGGTTCGACACCGTCTTCAAGGCACTGAGCGGCCTGCTGCCCGAGCGCAGCCTGCGGCTGCTGTACCTCTCGGATTCGGTGCGGGTCAGCGACCAGCAGTTCGCCCACCTCAACGCCATGCTGCGGGACGCCTGTCACATCCTGGACCTGGAGAAGGTCCCGCCGATGTACGTCAATCAGGACCCGCAGCCCAACGCCATGTGCATCGGCCTGGACGAGCCGGTGATCGTGCTGACCACGGGGCTCGTCGAGCTGCTCGACGAGGAGGAGATGCGCGCGGTCATCGGCCACGAGGTCGGCCACGCGCTGTCCGGGCACGCGGTGTACCGGACCATACTGCTGTTCCTGACGAATCTGGCGCTCAAGGTCGCCTGGATCCCGCTGGGCAATGTAGCGATCATGGCGATAGTCACCGGGCTGCGCGAGTGGTTCCGCAAGTCCGAGCTGTCGGCGGACCGGGCGGGGCTGCTGGTCGGCCAGGACCTCCAGGCTTCCATGCGCGGCCTGATGAAGCTCGCGGGCGGCAACCACCTCCACGAGATGAACGTCGACTCCTTCCTGGCCCAGGCGGAGGAGTACGAGCGCGGCGGCGACCTGCGCGACTCCGTCCTGAAGATCCTCAACGTGCTGCCGCGCAGCCACCCGTTCACGACGGTGCGCGCCGCCGAGCTGAAGAAGTGGGCCGCTTCGCGGGACCACCAGCGCATCATGGAGGGGCACTACCCGCGCCGCGACGAGGACAGGGACACCTCGGTGTCCGACTCCTTCAAGGAGTCGGCGACGCACTACGCCGACTCGGTGCGCAACAGCAAGGACCCGCTGATGGGCCTGGTGCGGGACATCGCGGGCGGCGCCGGGGACCTGGGCGGCAAGCTGCGTGACACGGTGTTCGGCAGTGGGCGGAGCGGCGGCTCGGGCCGCGCGCGGTCGGACGGCCCGGACGCGGCGCCCGGCCAGTAGCCACCGGGAGCCGGCCCGCCGGGCTCCATGCACCGGCCCCCGGCCCGCCGGGCTCAGTTCACCGGGCTCGGTTCCGCCGACGGTGCCATGACGCCGCAGAGCGAGGCGTTGGTGCTGCCGTGGGCGTACGGGTCGGTGCCCTGGGGGCGGCCGTTCCCGGCCCGTTCACCCGCGAGCAGCGGCCGCAGGGCGCTCTCCGGGCCGGAGTTGCAGGACATCGGTCCCGCTTGGAGGTAGCTCGACTGGACCTCCAGGCGGCGGTCGCGCAGGTCGTCGCGGTCGAAGCGGAAGTGCAGCTCCCGGCGGACGGTGAAGAGTGACGCACCGTCGGCCCGCTGCCGCGCCGCGGCGCGTGCCTTGCCGTCGTCCGCCGGGCCCGTCGCGCTCGTGGCCGTCGCGGTCGTCACGCTTCCGGAAGCGCTCCCCGATGCCACCGGCGCCGCCTCCCCCGAAGCCGCCGGTGCCGTGTTCCCCGGGCCCCCGGCGGAGGTCCGGCCGTCGGGCGGCCGTACCGCGTACACGAAGGTGTAGTCCGCGGTGACCTCCAGGGCGTTACCGCCCGCCGCGGGCTCCACCGCGAGGGTGCCGTCGACCCGTACGCGCGGGTCGGCGAGCCGGGACTGCGAGGGGTCGAACCGCACCAGCCAGCCGGTCGCGGCGTGCCGCCCGTCGTCGGACGGCCGCTTCAGACTCCGGTCGAACTGGTCGAGCTGCGAGGTGTCCAGCAGCAGCCGCACGCCCCGCGCGGGCCCGCCGGCCAGCGTGTCCGGGTCCAGCGAGGACCGTACGACGTACTCCTTCGCCGTGGTCAGCGCGGTCATGACCTGACTGTCGGAGAACTGTCCGGTGCGCCGTACGACGGGGAGGTTGACGCCCGCAGCGCCGGTGCGGAAGCCGGCCGCCGGGCTGTGGTCGTACAGGTCACCGGGCTGTCCGCCGGGCACCGTGCCCACCGGCGCGAGCGGAATGACCGTACTGCGCAGCGGCGGTGCGGGGGTGGGGTCCGGAGCCCGGTACGGATGACGGACGCCCATGTAGATCGCGGTACCGAAAGCCAGCGCTATCAGCAGGACGAGGATCAGCGCCTGCCGGGAGCCGCCGAAGCGCGACCACGCGTGGCGGCTGCGCACCGCGGGCGCGTGGTCCCCCATCCGCTCCTGCGCGGAGAACTCCTGCAATCGCGCAGCGCGTACGAACGATTCGTCGAACACGACGGATCGGTACTCGTCCTCCCCTCCGCCCGGGGCTCCCGCGGGGGTCCCTTCGGGAGGGTCACCTGGCCCGGTCATACAACAAGAGTAGGTCGGGGACGGCCGAGGTAAACGCCCAGGTGCGCGCCAACTTCCCGGTGCAGGTCAGGCACGGCGCGCGCACGGCGTAAAGGGGCGTGGGCCGGTCAGGGCTCGCGCGGTACGGCGGACGCCGACGGCGGGCCGGAGTCGGCGGAGGCCGAAGGCAGTACGACGGGCGGGGCCGGGCCGCCGCGTTCGGCGCTGGAGGCGGGGGCCTGGCCGATGCTCGCGGTGGGCGGTCTGCCGTCGACGCCGGTGGTGGCGGGCGGCGGGGCCGGGGTCTGCGTGCGGCCCGAAGCGCCTCGGTAGACGGCCGTGAAGGCGAGCACGACCATGCCGATGCCCATCAGGACGGCCAGCACCCAGGCGATGGGGCGGTGCCAGCGGGCCGTACCGCGATAGGGGCGCAGAGCGCCGCCGTACGGGCCGTACGGGCTGTAGGGGAGGAACTCACCGGCCGGCCGGCCGTCCGGCGCTCCTGCGGCCTCCACAGCCCCTTCTGCGCCCTCCTGGCCGCCGTCCGGGTCACCGGCCGGCAGCGGGCGGCCCCGGCCGGCCTCCGTCTCGGCGCGGGCCTGCGCCGCGGCGACCATCCGCTCGACGGCGGTCGGCTCGTGGATGAGGGCCGACCGGACGAATTCCTCGTCGAAGACCACGGCGGCGAACTCGTCACCCCCGCCCCCGCGGGGCGAGTGCGCGTCCGCCTCTCCGTGGTTCCCGTGGTGGTGCTCGTCGGGCTCACTGCCGTCCGGGAACGGCCCGGCCCCCACGTCGTCCGGCACCCGTCCAGATTAGCCGCGGACGGTCAATTCGGACAGAGAGCGCGGGAATTCACCTCGGTCGGGACAATCGCCCCGGAGGACAGGAATTCGCCCGCGGCATTCCGCGCCGCGGGCGCTCCCGCCTGCGTCCCCGCCTCCGCTCCCGAGGGAGCGTCAGCTTCGCGTCCGCCCCGGCGTCAGTCCCGTACGTGTCCGTCGCCCGTGACGATGTACTTGGTCGAGGTCAGCTCCGGCAGGCCCATCGGGCCGCGGGCGTGCAGCTTCTGCGTGGAGATGCCGATCTCGGCGCCGAAGCCGAACTGGCTGCCGTCGGTGAAGCGGGTGGAGGCATTGACCGCGACGGTCGTCGCGTCCACCAGCTGGGTGAAGCGGCGCGCCGCGGCCTGCGAGGTGGTGACGATGGCCTCGGTGTGGCCGGAGGACCAGTTCCGGATGTGCGCGACGGCGGCGTCCAGGTCGGGCACCACGGCGGCGGCGATGTCGTACGAGAGGTACTCCGTGGCCCAGTCCTCGTCCGTGGCGGGCGCGACCATGCCGGGCCCGGCCTTCTGCCAGGTCTCGTCGCCGTGCACCATCACGCCCGCCTCCGTGAGCGCGGCCAGCGCGCGCGGCAGGAAGGCGTCCGCGATGCCGGCGTGCACGAGGACGGTCTCGGCGGCGTTGCAGACACTCGGGCGCTGCGCCTTGCTGTTGACGAGGATCTTGAGCGCCGTCTCGATGTCGGCGTCCTTGTCGACGTACACGTGGCAGTTGCCGGTGCCGGTCTCGATGACCGGGACGGTGGACTCCTCCACGACCGTACGGATCAGGGAGGCGCCGCCGCGCGGGATCAGCACGTCGACCAGGCCGCGGGCGCGCATCAGCTCCTTCACCGACTCCCGGCTCTGGCCCGGTACCAGCTGGACGGCGTCGGCGGGCAGCCCGGCAGCGGCGACGGCGTCGCGCAGGACGGCGACCAGGGCGGTGTTCGAGGCGTACGCGGAGGACGAGCCGCGCAGCAGGACGGCGTTGCCGGACTTCAGGCAGAGGGCCGCGGCGTCGACCGTGACGTTCGGGCGGGCCTCGTAGATGATCCCGACGACGCCCAGCGGAACGCGGACCTGGCGCAGGTCCAGGCCGTTCGGGAGGGTCGAGCCGCGGACGACCTCGCCGACCGGGTCGGGCAGCGCGA includes these proteins:
- a CDS encoding M48 family metallopeptidase, with the protein product MTDGPNGSERVPSRDRRRFPGISSRAYEHPADRSALVALRKLSGFDTVFKALSGLLPERSLRLLYLSDSVRVSDQQFAHLNAMLRDACHILDLEKVPPMYVNQDPQPNAMCIGLDEPVIVLTTGLVELLDEEEMRAVIGHEVGHALSGHAVYRTILLFLTNLALKVAWIPLGNVAIMAIVTGLREWFRKSELSADRAGLLVGQDLQASMRGLMKLAGGNHLHEMNVDSFLAQAEEYERGGDLRDSVLKILNVLPRSHPFTTVRAAELKKWAASRDHQRIMEGHYPRRDEDRDTSVSDSFKESATHYADSVRNSKDPLMGLVRDIAGGAGDLGGKLRDTVFGSGRSGGSGRARSDGPDAAPGQ
- a CDS encoding glutamate-5-semialdehyde dehydrogenase; this encodes MTSASDAAQPSPVLDTARRAREAAAVLAPLPRTARDGALLAVADALVARTEEIVAANAEDVAKARAAGTSDAIVDRLTLTPERIAAIAADVRHVVALPDPVGEVVRGSTLPNGLDLRQVRVPLGVVGIIYEARPNVTVDAAALCLKSGNAVLLRGSSSAYASNTALVAVLRDAVAAAGLPADAVQLVPGQSRESVKELMRARGLVDVLIPRGGASLIRTVVEESTVPVIETGTGNCHVYVDKDADIETALKILVNSKAQRPSVCNAAETVLVHAGIADAFLPRALAALTEAGVMVHGDETWQKAGPGMVAPATDEDWATEYLSYDIAAAVVPDLDAAVAHIRNWSSGHTEAIVTTSQAAARRFTQLVDATTVAVNASTRFTDGSQFGFGAEIGISTQKLHARGPMGLPELTSTKYIVTGDGHVRD